Proteins found in one Arthrobacter pascens genomic segment:
- a CDS encoding energy-coupling factor transporter transmembrane component T family protein, giving the protein MKGHGFLLANYVPGTSLLHRAPLWLKFLVVVGCGMASFLIVDWMVSAAVLAVMSGLFLLTGAGPGRLLGAIRPLALVLLVIGLFQWWQLGAATGTRIVLNILICVVAASLLTATTPLQRLLDGVVSLAAPFRRFGADPERFALTIAVMLRSIPYIAGSFADVRDSARARGLERNPRALVLPVFITTVAFARQTGEALAARGLGEAGD; this is encoded by the coding sequence GTGAAGGGCCACGGCTTCCTGCTCGCCAACTACGTCCCGGGCACGTCCTTGCTCCACCGTGCCCCGCTCTGGCTGAAGTTCCTGGTGGTGGTGGGCTGCGGGATGGCGTCTTTTCTCATCGTCGACTGGATGGTATCCGCCGCGGTGCTTGCAGTGATGAGCGGGCTGTTCCTTTTGACGGGCGCCGGGCCAGGCAGGCTCCTCGGCGCCATCCGGCCGCTGGCTTTGGTACTGCTGGTCATCGGGCTGTTCCAATGGTGGCAACTGGGTGCAGCCACCGGGACCCGGATCGTCCTGAACATCCTGATCTGTGTGGTGGCGGCGTCCCTGTTGACTGCAACCACCCCATTGCAGCGCCTGCTGGACGGCGTGGTGTCCCTCGCTGCGCCGTTCCGCCGGTTCGGTGCCGATCCGGAGCGCTTTGCCCTGACCATTGCCGTCATGCTGCGGAGCATCCCCTATATAGCCGGTTCCTTTGCAGACGTCCGCGACTCCGCCCGCGCCCGTGGCCTGGAACGCAACCCCCGCGCCTTGGTACTCCCCGTCTTTATCACCACCGTGGCGTTCGCGCGCCAGACCGGTGAGGCCCTGGCGGCCCGCGGCCTCGGCGAGGCCGGCGACTGA
- a CDS encoding thiolase family protein: MTTGRGTLANNLPADALPADRQPVIIAARRTAVCRSNGALRELRAHELLAPVLAQLLSDSLVPQEAVTDVVIGNAVGGGGNVARLALLEAGLPVSVPGVTVDRQCGSGLDAIVLASRMVAAGGNPVYLAGGVESISTAPLRAHRNDDGGPEFFDRAQFVPRGFGDPDMGVAAENVASRFAVSRESQDSFALRSHQRAVAAVAAGFFTDEIVPLETSAGTVQSDDGPRPRLTAGVLQRFPAAFVDSGTVTAGNSCFDADAASAVVITSLERARELGAEDGLLVLATDTAGVEPGLLGIGAAVAAERLLGARNITAAGIGLVEFNEAFASQALACLDHLGIDPFRVNADGGALALGHAYGASGAVLVTRLLAQARRSGAHGCLALAMISIAGGMGTAALLQYERIAGT; this comes from the coding sequence ATGACCACAGGGCGCGGCACCTTGGCCAATAACCTCCCGGCTGACGCCCTTCCTGCCGACCGGCAGCCCGTAATCATCGCGGCGCGGCGGACCGCGGTATGCCGGTCGAACGGTGCCCTGAGGGAGCTGCGCGCGCACGAACTGCTGGCCCCGGTCCTGGCGCAGCTCCTTTCCGACAGCCTGGTCCCGCAGGAAGCCGTCACGGACGTGGTGATCGGCAACGCCGTGGGCGGCGGCGGCAACGTTGCCCGTCTTGCCCTGCTGGAGGCCGGACTTCCGGTCAGCGTTCCGGGCGTCACGGTCGACCGGCAGTGCGGTTCGGGGCTGGACGCTATCGTCCTGGCCTCCAGGATGGTGGCGGCCGGTGGAAATCCCGTCTATCTCGCCGGGGGAGTGGAGAGCATCAGCACCGCCCCGTTGCGGGCCCACCGTAACGACGACGGCGGCCCGGAGTTCTTTGACCGGGCACAGTTCGTGCCGCGCGGCTTTGGCGACCCGGACATGGGCGTGGCTGCGGAGAACGTGGCCTCCCGGTTTGCAGTCAGCAGGGAGAGCCAGGACTCTTTTGCCTTGCGAAGTCATCAGCGGGCGGTGGCGGCAGTCGCGGCGGGTTTCTTTACTGACGAGATCGTCCCGCTGGAGACTTCGGCGGGAACCGTCCAGTCGGACGACGGCCCACGCCCGCGTCTGACGGCGGGCGTTCTTCAGAGATTCCCGGCGGCCTTTGTTGATTCCGGGACTGTCACCGCGGGGAACTCATGCTTTGACGCGGACGCCGCATCCGCCGTCGTGATTACTTCCTTGGAGCGCGCCCGCGAACTCGGAGCCGAGGACGGGCTCCTGGTGCTGGCCACTGACACTGCCGGCGTGGAACCAGGGCTGCTGGGAATCGGGGCGGCGGTTGCCGCTGAAAGGCTGCTGGGGGCCAGGAACATCACCGCTGCCGGCATCGGCCTGGTGGAGTTTAACGAGGCCTTCGCGTCCCAGGCTTTGGCCTGCCTGGATCATCTGGGCATTGACCCGTTCCGGGTAAACGCCGACGGCGGCGCTCTGGCCTTGGGCCATGCGTACGGCGCGTCCGGTGCCGTGCTTGTAACGCGGCTGCTGGCCCAGGCGCGGCGGTCAGGGGCGCACGGCTGCCTGGCGCTTGCCATGATCAGCATCGCCGGCGGCATGGGAACCGCCGCGCTGCTGCAGTACGAAAGGATCGCCGGCACCTGA
- a CDS encoding biotin transporter BioY — translation MSQTDTAVNGTASPERRRWNATDLGLIAVFAAMVAGSALVAAIHVGGLGVPITLQTLAVMLTGLALGPGRAFAAVGLYTLLGLAGLPIFSGGRSGLGILASPSAGYIIAFPLAAAGVGWLAAIVVRRTLKNRGVFLFAAAMVTSIVVVHALGVLGMMVNAKLDLSKAFLADLAYYPGDIIKNVLAVTVALALHKAFPDLLVRRVRPLAQEATASQ, via the coding sequence ATGAGCCAGACTGACACTGCCGTCAACGGCACGGCCTCCCCTGAACGCCGCCGCTGGAACGCCACGGACCTGGGCCTGATCGCCGTGTTCGCCGCGATGGTGGCCGGCTCCGCGCTCGTGGCAGCCATCCATGTCGGCGGCCTCGGTGTCCCCATCACCCTCCAGACCCTCGCCGTGATGCTCACCGGGCTGGCCCTCGGTCCGGGCCGGGCCTTCGCCGCCGTGGGGCTGTACACCCTGCTGGGGCTGGCGGGGCTCCCCATTTTCAGTGGCGGACGCAGCGGGCTGGGCATCCTTGCAAGCCCCTCGGCCGGCTACATCATCGCCTTTCCCCTTGCCGCCGCGGGCGTTGGCTGGCTCGCGGCCATCGTTGTCCGGCGCACTCTGAAAAACCGCGGCGTATTCCTTTTCGCGGCGGCCATGGTCACGAGCATCGTCGTCGTCCACGCCCTCGGCGTGCTGGGCATGATGGTCAACGCGAAGCTGGACCTTTCCAAGGCATTCCTGGCCGACCTCGCCTACTACCCCGGCGACATCATCAAGAACGTTCTGGCAGTCACAGTGGCCCTGGCCCTGCATAAGGCGTTCCCGGACCTGCTCGTCCGCCGCGTCCGGCCACTCGCGCAGGAAGCCACCGCCTCGCAGTGA
- a CDS encoding energy-coupling factor ABC transporter ATP-binding protein, whose protein sequence is MSTISLSNVGVRVAVDGRPDPKVLLQDITLNLTERRIGVVGANGSGKSTLLRLINGLVPPSSGTVTVNGSDTVRKVRAVRQQVGFVFTDPLSQLVMPTGREDVELSLRRSVRNGAERREKADSALGRFGLLPLADQSIYELSGGERQLMALAAVLAVNPSVLVLDEPSTLLDLRNRELLRRTLSGLEQQIVMSTHDLDLALDMDRVLVIEAGRVVFDGRPADAVDAYRSLCATGLAAP, encoded by the coding sequence GTGAGCACCATTTCCCTCAGCAACGTGGGAGTCCGGGTGGCCGTGGACGGTCGCCCGGATCCCAAGGTGCTGCTTCAGGACATCACGCTGAACCTGACGGAGCGGCGCATCGGCGTGGTGGGCGCCAACGGCTCCGGCAAGTCCACCCTTCTCCGCCTGATAAACGGGCTCGTACCGCCCAGCTCAGGGACCGTTACGGTCAACGGTTCGGACACCGTCCGGAAGGTGCGCGCCGTCCGGCAGCAAGTGGGATTCGTCTTCACCGATCCCCTCTCCCAGCTGGTCATGCCCACAGGCCGGGAGGACGTTGAACTGTCCCTGCGGCGCTCCGTCCGGAATGGAGCCGAACGCCGGGAAAAGGCGGACTCGGCGCTGGGCCGCTTCGGCCTGCTCCCCTTGGCGGACCAGAGCATCTACGAGCTCTCCGGCGGGGAACGCCAGCTTATGGCGCTCGCAGCCGTACTGGCTGTGAATCCCTCCGTTCTGGTGCTGGACGAACCCTCAACACTGCTGGACCTGCGAAACCGTGAACTGCTGCGGCGCACGCTGTCCGGCCTGGAACAGCAGATCGTTATGTCCACCCATGACCTCGACCTGGCATTGGACATGGACCGGGTGCTGGTGATTGAGGCAGGGCGGGTGGTCTTCGACGGCCGCCCGGCGGACGCCGTGGACGCGTACCGGTCACTGTGCGCCACAGGCCTGGCGGCGCCGTGA